One uncultured Carboxylicivirga sp. genomic window, TAAAGTCAAAAATTTAGAAGAATGGCTAGATATATTGGTCCAAAAACAAGAATCGCTCGTAAGTTTGGTGAAGCGATTTATGGTCCGGATAAAAATTTCGAAAGAAGAAATTTTCCTCCTGGACAACACGGAGCAAACCGTCGTAGAAAAACAAGTGAATACGGTTTGCAGTTAAAAGAAAAGCAAAAAGCTAAGTATACTTATGGAGTGTTGGAAAAACAATTCCGTAACTTATACAAAAAGGCTTCACGCAGTAAAGGTGTTACTGGTGAGGTGTTACTTGGTCTTTTAGAATCGCGTTTGGATAATGTTGTATTCCGTATGGGTATTGCACCTACACGTGCAGCAGCGCGACAACTAGTATCTCATCGTCACATTGTAGTTGATGGAAGTGTTGTTAATATTCCTTCATATCAGGTTAAACCTGATCAAATTGTGGGAATCCGCGAAAAGTCAAAATCTTTGGAAGTAATTTCTGATTCATTGGCTAATTCTGGAGCGCATAAATTTTCTTGGATTGAATGGGATAGTAACTCATTATCAGGTAAATTCTTAACTGTACCTGATAGAAGCGATATTCCAGAAAATATTAAAGAACAACTGATAGTTGAATTGTATTCTAAATAATTAATTCTTATGGCAATATTAGCATTCCAAAAACCAGACAAAGTAATCATGCTGGAAGCCGACGATAAATTCGGCAAATTTGAATTTCGTCCGCTCGAGCCAGGATATGGTATTACCGTTGGAAACGCCTTAAGAAGAATTTTGTTGAACTCTTTAGAGGGATACGCAATTACTACTGTCAAGATCGAAGGTGTAGATCATGAATTCTCTAGTATTCCTGGAGTAATTAATGATGTTACCGAAATCGTTCTTAACCTTAAACAGGTACGCTTCAAGAGCCTGGTAGAAGAAACTGATCAGGAAACTGTGAATGTTTCAATATCCGGTAAAGAAGAATTTACTGCAGGTGATTTAAACCAGTTTATGACAAACTTTGAGGTGTTAAACCCAGAGCTTGTAATTGCTAAAATGAATCCGGAAGTAAATCTGCAAATGACATTAACCATTAATAAAGGACGTGGTTATGTTGTTTCAGACGAAAACAAACCAGTTGAGGCAGAATTTGGTGTAATTGCTATTGATTCAATTTACACTCCTATTCGTAACGTTAAATATGCGATTGAAAACTATCGTGTAGAACAAAAGACAGACTACGAAAAGTTAGTGATTGATATTGAGTCAGATGGTTCAATCCATCCAAAAGATGCCTT contains:
- the rpsD gene encoding 30S ribosomal protein S4, which gives rise to MARYIGPKTRIARKFGEAIYGPDKNFERRNFPPGQHGANRRRKTSEYGLQLKEKQKAKYTYGVLEKQFRNLYKKASRSKGVTGEVLLGLLESRLDNVVFRMGIAPTRAAARQLVSHRHIVVDGSVVNIPSYQVKPDQIVGIREKSKSLEVISDSLANSGAHKFSWIEWDSNSLSGKFLTVPDRSDIPENIKEQLIVELYSK
- a CDS encoding DNA-directed RNA polymerase subunit alpha; the protein is MAILAFQKPDKVIMLEADDKFGKFEFRPLEPGYGITVGNALRRILLNSLEGYAITTVKIEGVDHEFSSIPGVINDVTEIVLNLKQVRFKSLVEETDQETVNVSISGKEEFTAGDLNQFMTNFEVLNPELVIAKMNPEVNLQMTLTINKGRGYVVSDENKPVEAEFGVIAIDSIYTPIRNVKYAIENYRVEQKTDYEKLVIDIESDGSIHPKDALKEAAKILIYHFMLFSDEKITLDSDEKFGNEEFDEEVLHMRQLLKTKLVDMDLSVRALNCLKAADVETLGELVTFNRNDLLKFRNFGKKSLTELDDLLLNMGLTFGMDTAKYKLDKE